In Shinella sp. XGS7, a single genomic region encodes these proteins:
- a CDS encoding methyl-accepting chemotaxis protein, with protein sequence MQVLKNMSIAAKLSAAFAAMLGLLAILALFAYSRLQVVQEESRNISGNWMPSVAALGSLNGDVADFRIGVLLNVGANSAEQTQAADSTRAKAAKAANATIETYKKMISSPEEQKLFDRFAADWAQYQSMATKIAELMRDGQIDEARTLQSGNARQTYVRASETLDELVALNSKGAEASAKHSEEVYGSATLWLLLVSLLAGGAAVLMSLTLIRAITRPLAQAVQAADRVADGDLSLKIEFEGKDETARLLEAMQRMQTALAGTVSAVRQGAESVATASAQIAQGNSDLSARTEEQASSLEETSATMEELGSTVRQNADNALQANQLAQSASEVARSGGAVVGEVVDTMRGIEESSRRISDIIATIDGIAFQTNILALNAAVEAARAGEQGRGFAVVAGEVRTLAQRSAEAAKEIKSLINDSVERVQSGTQLVDRAGKTMGDIVTSVQRVADIVGEISSASREQSAGIGQVGEAVSQLDKATQQNAALVEESAAASESLKHQAARLLDSVASFRLDASHGLRPALASAAPAARPAPRPAPPRPAPAASVKRAPAPARAPAAEDGEWSSF encoded by the coding sequence ATGCAAGTCCTCAAGAACATGAGCATCGCGGCCAAGCTGTCCGCTGCCTTTGCGGCGATGCTCGGCCTGCTGGCCATCCTGGCCCTGTTTGCCTACAGCCGGCTGCAGGTGGTGCAGGAAGAATCCCGCAATATCAGCGGCAACTGGATGCCCTCGGTCGCCGCCTTGGGCTCGCTCAACGGCGATGTGGCTGACTTTCGCATCGGTGTGCTGCTCAACGTGGGCGCCAACTCGGCCGAGCAGACCCAGGCCGCGGACAGCACCCGTGCCAAGGCGGCCAAGGCGGCGAATGCCACCATCGAGACCTACAAGAAGATGATCTCCAGCCCCGAGGAGCAGAAGCTCTTCGACCGCTTTGCTGCGGACTGGGCGCAGTACCAAAGCATGGCCACCAAGATCGCCGAGCTGATGCGCGATGGCCAGATCGACGAGGCTCGCACCCTGCAGTCCGGCAATGCGCGCCAGACCTATGTGCGCGCCAGCGAGACCCTGGACGAGTTGGTCGCCCTGAACAGCAAGGGGGCCGAGGCCTCGGCCAAGCATTCCGAGGAGGTGTACGGCTCGGCCACCCTGTGGCTGCTGCTGGTGAGCCTGCTGGCCGGCGGTGCCGCCGTGCTCATGTCCCTGACCCTGATCCGGGCCATCACCCGGCCCCTGGCCCAGGCGGTGCAGGCCGCCGACCGCGTGGCCGACGGCGACCTCAGCCTGAAGATCGAGTTCGAGGGCAAGGACGAGACCGCTCGCCTACTGGAAGCCATGCAGCGCATGCAGACGGCCCTGGCCGGCACCGTCTCGGCCGTGCGCCAGGGGGCGGAGTCGGTGGCCACGGCCAGCGCCCAGATCGCCCAGGGCAATAGCGACCTCTCGGCCCGCACCGAGGAGCAGGCCTCCTCGCTGGAGGAGACCTCGGCCACCATGGAGGAGCTGGGCTCCACCGTGCGCCAGAACGCCGACAACGCCCTGCAGGCCAACCAGCTGGCCCAGAGCGCCAGCGAGGTGGCCCGCAGCGGCGGTGCCGTGGTGGGCGAGGTGGTGGACACCATGCGCGGCATCGAGGAAAGCTCGCGCCGCATCTCGGACATCATCGCCACCATCGACGGCATCGCCTTCCAGACCAATATCCTGGCCCTGAACGCCGCGGTGGAAGCCGCGCGGGCGGGCGAGCAGGGCCGCGGCTTCGCGGTCGTGGCCGGCGAGGTGCGCACCCTGGCCCAGCGCAGCGCCGAGGCCGCCAAGGAGATCAAGAGCCTGATCAACGACTCGGTGGAGCGCGTGCAGAGCGGCACCCAGCTGGTGGACCGCGCCGGCAAGACCATGGGTGACATCGTCACCTCGGTGCAGCGCGTGGCCGATATCGTGGGCGAGATCAGCAGCGCCAGCCGCGAGCAGAGCGCCGGCATCGGCCAGGTGGGCGAGGCGGTGAGCCAGCTCGACAAGGCCACGCAGCAGAACGCCGCCCTGGTGGAGGAAAGTGCCGCCGCCAGCGAGAGCCTCAAGCATCAGGCGGCACGCCTGCTGGACTCGGTGGCCAGTTTCCGCCTGGATGCCAGCCACGGCCTGCGTCCGGCCCTGGCCAGCGCCGCCCCGGCAGCCCGGCCGGCCCCGCGCCCGGCGCCGCCGCGTCCCGCCCCGGCTGCGAGCGTGAAGCGCGCGCCGGCACCGGCCCGCGCACCAGCCGCCGAAGACGGCGAGTGGAGCAGCTTCTGA
- a CDS encoding ABC transporter ATP-binding protein has translation MSSNDPYVDFRRVWLAYNEQLWKQGKFAVEDISLTLKKGEFAAIVGPSGCGKSTFMKLATGLKKPSRGEIHVAGQPVTGPLKISGMAFQAASLLPWRTTLANVILPLEIVEPHRSQLRARRAEYEARARELLASVGLAGYEDKFPWQLSGGMQQRASICRALIHEPQLLLLDEPFGALDAFTREELWCALRDLQAAKGFNVILVTHDLRESVFLADTVYVMSKSPGRILYRREIELPRPRDLEVTYSPAFSEIVHELRGHIGALRKTGAEVAQ, from the coding sequence ATGAGCAGCAATGATCCCTATGTCGACTTCCGGCGGGTCTGGCTCGCCTACAACGAGCAGCTCTGGAAGCAGGGCAAGTTCGCCGTCGAGGACATCTCCCTGACGCTGAAGAAGGGCGAGTTCGCCGCCATCGTCGGCCCCTCGGGCTGCGGCAAGTCCACCTTCATGAAGCTGGCCACCGGGCTCAAGAAGCCCAGCCGCGGCGAGATCCATGTGGCGGGTCAACCGGTCACGGGGCCGCTGAAGATCAGCGGCATGGCTTTTCAGGCGGCCAGCCTGCTGCCCTGGCGTACCACGCTGGCCAATGTGATACTGCCGCTGGAGATCGTGGAGCCCCACCGCTCCCAGCTGCGCGCGCGGCGCGCCGAGTACGAGGCCCGCGCCCGCGAGCTGCTGGCCAGCGTGGGCCTGGCCGGCTATGAAGACAAGTTCCCCTGGCAGCTCTCGGGCGGCATGCAGCAGCGTGCCAGCATCTGCCGCGCGCTGATCCACGAGCCCCAGCTCCTGCTGCTGGACGAGCCCTTCGGCGCGCTGGACGCCTTCACCCGCGAGGAGCTCTGGTGCGCGCTGCGCGATCTGCAGGCGGCCAAGGGCTTCAATGTGATCCTGGTGACGCATGACCTGCGCGAGAGCGTGTTCCTGGCCGACACCGTCTATGTGATGAGCAAGAGCCCGGGCCGCATCCTGTACCGCCGCGAGATCGAGCTGCCGCGGCCGCGCGATCTGGAAGTGACCTACAGCCCCGCCTTCAGCGAGATCGTGCACGAGCTGCGCGGCCATATCGGGGCGCTGAGGAAGACCGGCGCGGAGGTGGCGCAATGA
- a CDS encoding copper chaperone PCu(A)C encodes MRFKLPSWTPALALLLSALGVQAQSLKAEQAWVRATVAQQKATGAFMNLSSSQAGRVVEARSPVAGVVEIHEMKMEGNVMKMRALPALELSAGQRVELKPGGYHIMLMDLKRPLKQGEEVPISLVFETQGGKRETLEIKAPARAMAAPEGGHGQHKH; translated from the coding sequence ATGCGTTTCAAGCTCCCCTCCTGGACCCCGGCCCTGGCCCTGCTCTTGAGCGCCCTGGGCGTCCAGGCCCAGTCGCTCAAGGCCGAGCAGGCCTGGGTGCGCGCCACCGTGGCCCAGCAAAAAGCCACCGGCGCCTTCATGAATCTCTCCAGCAGCCAGGCCGGCCGCGTGGTGGAAGCCCGCTCGCCGGTGGCCGGCGTGGTGGAGATCCACGAGATGAAGATGGAGGGCAATGTCATGAAGATGCGCGCCCTGCCCGCGCTGGAGCTGAGCGCCGGTCAGCGTGTGGAGCTCAAGCCCGGCGGCTATCACATCATGCTGATGGACCTGAAGCGCCCGCTCAAGCAAGGTGAGGAGGTACCCATCTCCCTGGTCTTCGAAACCCAGGGCGGCAAGCGCGAGACGCTGGAGATCAAGGCCCCCGCACGCGCCATGGCCGCCCCGGAGGGCGGCCACGGTCAGCACAAGCACTGA
- a CDS encoding ABC transporter permease produces MNYRAQQLFQRFAPWLLLAAILLLWQLLCSALQVSDFIFPSPWSIAQALVEHHQAILGHAWRTFWVTLVGFGLAIIVGVLLGFLMGSSQLAYKAMYPLMTGFNALPKAAFVPILVVWLGIGIGPAILTAFLISFFPIMVNIATGLATLEPELEDVLRVLGARRWDVLIKVGLPRSLPYFFAALKVAITLAFVGSTVSEMTASNEGIGYLLISAGASMQMGLAFAGLLTVGVMAMLMYEFFAVLERRLTGWAHRGSQH; encoded by the coding sequence ATGAACTACCGGGCCCAACAACTCTTCCAGCGCTTCGCGCCCTGGCTGCTGCTGGCCGCCATCCTGCTGCTGTGGCAGCTGCTGTGCAGCGCGCTGCAGGTCTCGGACTTCATCTTCCCCAGCCCCTGGTCCATCGCCCAGGCCCTGGTGGAGCACCACCAGGCCATCCTGGGCCATGCCTGGCGCACCTTCTGGGTGACGCTGGTGGGCTTCGGTCTGGCCATCATCGTGGGCGTGCTGCTGGGCTTTCTGATGGGCAGCTCCCAACTGGCCTACAAGGCCATGTACCCGCTGATGACCGGCTTCAACGCCCTACCCAAGGCGGCCTTCGTGCCCATCCTGGTGGTCTGGCTCGGCATCGGCATCGGGCCGGCCATCCTCACCGCCTTCCTGATCAGCTTCTTCCCCATCATGGTGAACATCGCCACCGGCCTGGCCACGCTGGAGCCCGAGCTGGAGGACGTGCTGCGCGTGCTGGGCGCGCGCCGCTGGGACGTGCTGATCAAGGTGGGCCTGCCGCGCTCCCTGCCCTATTTCTTCGCCGCGCTCAAGGTGGCGATCACGCTGGCCTTTGTGGGCAGCACGGTCTCGGAGATGACCGCCTCCAACGAGGGCATCGGCTATCTGCTGATCTCGGCCGGCGCCTCCATGCAGATGGGCCTGGCCTTTGCCGGCCTGCTCACCGTGGGCGTGATGGCCATGCTGATGTACGAATTCTTCGCGGTGCTGGAGCGCCGCCTCACCGGCTGGGCCCACCGCGGCAGCCAGCACTGA
- a CDS encoding porin gives MNKKTPLALATLLLGLATSPAALAQSSQVTLYGLMDLSVGATKNVGAASIKGVESGKMSTSYFGMSGREDLGSGLSAFFTLDSFLRADVGSNGRFNGDNFWARNAFVGLQSQDLGLVRLGRNTTPLFVQTLLFNAFGDSFGYSPSIRHYFSAGATAGGTTATGDTGWSDSVQYLSPKFGGFSFGAIVAAGEGSGGKNYGLNAGYGEGAFAASFNYQNVKKDGATPVADSKTWQAAASYDFKAVKLFGQYGKVENVTSGVDYKILGLGAAVPLGDGKLLAQYGRLDASRGADRKTFTFGYDHYLSKRTDVYAVAMSDKLDGLSSGTSYSLGIRHRF, from the coding sequence ATGAACAAGAAGACCCCCCTCGCACTCGCCACCCTCCTGCTGGGCCTGGCCACCAGCCCCGCCGCCCTGGCTCAGAGCAGCCAGGTCACGCTCTACGGTCTGATGGACCTGAGCGTGGGCGCCACCAAGAACGTGGGCGCCGCCTCCATCAAGGGTGTGGAGAGCGGCAAGATGAGCACCAGCTACTTCGGCATGAGCGGCCGCGAGGATCTGGGCAGCGGCCTCTCCGCCTTCTTCACCCTGGACAGCTTCCTGCGCGCCGATGTGGGCAGCAACGGCCGCTTCAATGGCGACAACTTCTGGGCCCGCAATGCCTTTGTGGGCCTGCAGAGCCAGGACCTGGGCCTGGTCCGACTGGGCCGCAACACCACGCCGCTGTTCGTGCAGACCCTGCTGTTCAACGCCTTTGGCGACTCCTTTGGCTACTCGCCCAGCATCCGCCACTACTTCAGCGCCGGCGCCACCGCGGGCGGCACCACGGCCACCGGCGACACCGGCTGGAGCGACTCGGTGCAGTACCTCAGCCCCAAGTTCGGCGGCTTCAGCTTCGGCGCCATCGTGGCCGCGGGTGAAGGCTCGGGCGGCAAGAACTACGGCCTGAACGCCGGCTATGGCGAAGGCGCTTTCGCGGCCAGCTTCAACTACCAGAACGTCAAGAAGGACGGCGCCACCCCGGTGGCCGACAGCAAGACCTGGCAGGCTGCCGCGTCCTATGACTTCAAGGCCGTCAAGCTCTTCGGCCAGTACGGCAAGGTGGAGAACGTGACGAGCGGCGTGGACTACAAGATCCTGGGCCTGGGCGCCGCCGTGCCCCTGGGCGATGGCAAGCTGCTGGCCCAATACGGCCGCCTGGACGCCTCGCGCGGCGCCGACCGCAAGACCTTCACCTTCGGCTATGACCACTACCTGTCCAAGCGCACCGATGTCTACGCCGTGGCCATGAGCGACAAGCTGGACGGCCTGAGCAGCGGCACCAGCTATTCCCTGGGCATCCGCCACCGCTTCTGA
- a CDS encoding urease accessory protein UreD has product MAWHGHLTLDYRRERDGRCTALDRHEGPLRVLQRLYPEGPGICHHVLVHPPGGIVGGDQLEIDARLGPGSHALITTPGATRFYRSAGAPARQQLRARLAEGARLDWLPLETIVYNGALAENRLVFELDPGAEMLGWDVLALGLPAAGQGFHRGHYQQHLELPGRWLERGLIRADDQHLLQSPLGLGGHPVLGALWFAAGQALAPARREALLEIARHEIAAAGWDWAGCTAPEDGVLVLRLLAERVEPALALLGRVWAAWRREAWGLAPCAPRIWAT; this is encoded by the coding sequence ATGGCTTGGCATGGACACCTGACCCTGGACTACCGCCGCGAGCGCGACGGCCGCTGCACCGCCCTGGACCGCCACGAGGGCCCGCTGCGCGTGCTGCAGCGGCTCTATCCCGAGGGCCCCGGCATCTGCCACCATGTGCTGGTGCACCCGCCCGGCGGCATCGTGGGCGGTGATCAGCTGGAGATCGACGCCCGCCTGGGGCCGGGCAGCCATGCCCTGATCACCACGCCGGGCGCCACGCGCTTTTACCGCAGCGCCGGCGCCCCGGCCCGCCAGCAGCTGCGCGCCCGCCTGGCCGAGGGCGCGCGCCTGGACTGGCTGCCACTGGAAACCATCGTCTACAACGGCGCCCTGGCCGAGAACCGCCTGGTCTTCGAGCTGGACCCCGGGGCCGAGATGCTGGGCTGGGATGTGCTGGCCCTGGGTCTGCCCGCCGCCGGCCAGGGCTTCCACCGCGGCCACTATCAGCAGCATCTGGAGCTGCCCGGCCGCTGGCTGGAGCGCGGCCTGATCCGCGCGGACGACCAGCACCTGCTGCAGTCCCCCCTGGGCCTGGGCGGCCACCCGGTGCTGGGCGCCCTGTGGTTTGCCGCGGGGCAAGCCCTGGCCCCGGCGCGGCGCGAGGCCCTGCTGGAGATCGCCCGCCACGAGATCGCCGCGGCCGGCTGGGACTGGGCCGGCTGCACTGCCCCGGAAGACGGCGTGCTGGTGCTGCGCCTGCTGGCCGAGCGGGTGGAGCCGGCCCTGGCCCTGCTGGGGCGGGTCTGGGCGGCCTGGCGGCGCGAGGCCTGGGGCCTGGCGCCCTGCGCACCGCGCATCTGGGCCACCTGA
- the urtD gene encoding urea ABC transporter ATP-binding protein UrtD — protein sequence MTPDLMEQGSHARRQHAQAELARQQQGSGGRSASFGRLLTEGRPDFGTGVALYLDDITVSFDGFRALNRLSLAVDVGELRCIIGPNGAGKTTMMDVITGKTRPDAGTASFGQNIDLLRLRESEIAAVGIGRKFQKPTVYEQLTVFENLELALAGDRRVRAALFARLSDAQQARIGEVLQLIHLLPQAARPAGLLSHGQKQWLEIGMLLMQDPKLLLLDEPVAGMTDEETERTAELFLSLEGRHSLVVVEHDMKFVDQLTQGRKKVTVLHEGSVLAEGLLSEVQANEKVVEVYLGR from the coding sequence ATGACCCCCGATCTGATGGAGCAGGGCAGCCACGCCCGCCGCCAGCATGCCCAGGCCGAGCTGGCCCGCCAGCAGCAGGGCTCGGGCGGCCGCAGCGCCTCCTTTGGCCGCCTGCTGACCGAGGGCCGGCCCGACTTCGGCACCGGCGTGGCCCTGTACCTGGACGACATCACCGTGTCCTTCGATGGCTTTCGTGCCCTCAACCGCCTGAGCCTGGCGGTGGACGTGGGCGAGCTGCGCTGCATCATCGGCCCCAATGGCGCGGGCAAGACCACGATGATGGACGTGATCACGGGCAAGACCCGGCCCGACGCGGGCACGGCCAGCTTTGGCCAGAACATCGACCTGCTGCGCCTGCGCGAGAGCGAGATTGCCGCCGTGGGCATAGGCCGCAAGTTCCAGAAGCCCACGGTCTACGAGCAGCTCACGGTGTTCGAGAACCTGGAGCTGGCCCTGGCCGGCGACCGCCGCGTGCGTGCCGCCCTGTTCGCGCGGCTGAGCGACGCGCAGCAGGCCCGCATCGGCGAGGTGCTGCAGCTCATCCACCTGCTGCCCCAGGCGGCGCGGCCGGCTGGCCTGCTCTCGCATGGGCAGAAGCAGTGGCTGGAGATCGGCATGCTGCTGATGCAGGACCCCAAGCTGCTGCTGCTCGATGAGCCCGTGGCCGGCATGACCGATGAGGAAACCGAGCGCACCGCCGAGCTCTTTCTCTCCCTGGAGGGCCGGCACTCCCTGGTGGTGGTGGAGCACGATATGAAGTTCGTGGACCAGCTCACCCAGGGCCGCAAGAAGGTCACCGTGCTGCACGAGGGCTCGGTGCTGGCCGAGGGCCTGCTGAGCGAGGTGCAGGCGAATGAGAAGGTGGTGGAGGTGTACCTTGGGCGCTGA
- the urtE gene encoding urea ABC transporter ATP-binding subunit UrtE: MLKAEQLHQYYGGSHILRGLSFEAQAGEITVILGRNGVGKTSLLKSLMGVVPIKSGSLSLAGREIARLTPFERARLGMGYVPQGREIFARLTVEENLRMGLAYKKAGTPIPPQLFELFPVLKQMLKRRGGDLSGGEQQRVAIARALAPAPQLIILDEPTEGIQPSIIKDIGRVLRQLAREGLQTEAGRKPEPMAVILVEQYYDFAEELADQYLVMERGEFVARGRGAQMQQDGVRQRMAI; the protein is encoded by the coding sequence ATGCTGAAAGCCGAACAACTCCATCAGTACTACGGCGGCAGCCACATCCTGCGCGGCCTCAGCTTCGAGGCCCAGGCCGGCGAGATCACCGTGATCCTGGGCCGCAATGGCGTGGGCAAAACCAGCCTGCTCAAGAGCCTGATGGGCGTGGTGCCCATCAAGAGCGGCAGCCTCAGCCTGGCGGGGCGCGAGATCGCGCGGCTGACGCCCTTCGAGCGGGCCCGCCTGGGCATGGGCTACGTGCCCCAGGGGCGCGAGATTTTTGCCCGGCTCACGGTAGAAGAAAACCTGCGCATGGGCCTGGCCTACAAGAAGGCGGGCACGCCCATCCCGCCCCAGCTCTTCGAGCTCTTTCCGGTGCTCAAGCAGATGCTCAAGCGGCGCGGCGGAGACCTCTCCGGCGGCGAGCAGCAGCGCGTGGCGATTGCCCGCGCCCTGGCGCCCGCGCCCCAGCTCATCATCCTGGACGAGCCCACCGAGGGCATACAGCCCAGCATCATCAAGGACATCGGTCGCGTGCTGCGCCAGCTGGCACGCGAGGGCCTGCAGACCGAGGCGGGCCGCAAGCCGGAGCCCATGGCCGTGATCCTGGTGGAGCAGTACTACGATTTCGCCGAGGAGCTGGCCGACCAGTACCTGGTGATGGAGCGCGGCGAGTTCGTGGCCCGGGGCCGCGGCGCGCAGATGCAGCAGGACGGCGTGCGCCAGCGCATGGCCATCTGA
- a CDS encoding prolyl oligopeptidase family protein, producing the protein MKTTKTMALRVGLALIAAGSTALPALASSISYPETRKVEQVDSYHGQRVADPYRWLEDDNSPETKAWVQAQNRVTDGFLAAMPQRAPVRKLYTELFNFEKIGVPSKEGDRYFWTRNDGLQQQAVLYTARSLQEQPQVALDPNSFSKDGTVALSGVKPSPDGRLLAYGVAVGGSDWQRWQVRDLATGRDLEDKIEWVKFSRAVWTPDGKGFFYARYDAPKPGEALTGANYFQKLYYHRLGTPQSADTLVLENKTEKTWGFGAEISDDGRYAIINVWKGSGRKNGLMLLPLKDGAFQASAQAQTLTLDFDATYDPVALVGQTLYVRSDKDAPRGRLLATQIDATGPRQWRVVVAESASDALVNASGVGGRFLLQYLRDASTVVRMHAQDGSLVSEVALPGVGTASGFAGKWQDQETFFSYASLNAPTEIHRFEPASGKSSLFKRAATAFPAGDYVTERHFVTSKDGTRVPIFVAHKKGLKLDGTNPTLLYGYGGFNVPQTPGYSVTAATWMRMGGVYVLAGLRGGGEYGAAWHEAGTKLKKQNVFDDFIATAEWLIANKYTQPAKLAINGGSNGGLLVGAVLNQRPELFGAAVPQVGVMDMLRYHKFTIGWAWANDYGTADDAEQFKALLAYSPLHSIRSQRLYPPVLVTTADHDDRVVPAHSFKYAAALQAADTGPAPTLIRIETSAGHGAGKPTSKLIEERADILAFIANAFSLPLR; encoded by the coding sequence ATGAAGACGACAAAAACCATGGCGCTGCGCGTCGGCCTGGCCCTGATCGCCGCCGGCAGCACCGCCCTGCCGGCCCTGGCCAGCAGCATCAGCTATCCCGAGACCCGCAAGGTCGAGCAGGTCGACAGCTATCACGGCCAGCGCGTGGCCGACCCCTACCGCTGGCTGGAGGACGACAACAGCCCCGAGACCAAGGCCTGGGTCCAGGCCCAGAACCGCGTGACCGACGGCTTCCTGGCCGCCATGCCCCAGCGCGCGCCGGTGCGCAAGCTCTACACCGAGCTCTTCAACTTCGAGAAGATCGGCGTGCCCAGCAAGGAGGGCGACCGCTACTTCTGGACCCGCAATGACGGGCTGCAGCAACAGGCCGTGCTCTACACCGCGCGCAGCCTGCAGGAGCAGCCCCAGGTCGCCCTGGACCCCAACAGCTTCTCCAAGGACGGCACGGTGGCGCTGAGCGGCGTCAAGCCCTCGCCGGACGGTCGCCTGCTGGCCTACGGCGTGGCCGTGGGCGGTTCGGACTGGCAGCGCTGGCAGGTGCGTGACCTGGCCACCGGCCGCGATCTGGAGGACAAGATCGAGTGGGTGAAGTTCTCCCGCGCCGTCTGGACCCCGGATGGCAAGGGCTTCTTCTACGCGCGCTACGACGCGCCCAAGCCCGGCGAGGCCCTGACCGGGGCCAACTACTTCCAGAAGCTCTACTACCACCGTCTGGGCACGCCGCAGTCCGCCGACACCCTGGTGCTGGAGAACAAGACCGAGAAGACCTGGGGCTTTGGCGCCGAGATCAGCGATGACGGCCGCTACGCCATCATCAATGTCTGGAAGGGCTCGGGCCGCAAGAACGGCCTGATGCTGCTGCCGCTCAAGGACGGTGCCTTCCAGGCTTCCGCCCAGGCGCAAACCCTGACCCTGGACTTCGACGCCACCTACGACCCGGTGGCCCTGGTGGGCCAGACCCTCTATGTGCGCAGCGACAAGGACGCCCCGCGCGGCCGCCTGCTCGCCACCCAGATCGACGCCACCGGCCCGCGCCAATGGCGCGTGGTGGTGGCCGAGAGCGCCAGTGACGCCCTGGTGAACGCCTCGGGCGTGGGCGGCCGCTTCCTGCTGCAGTACCTGCGCGACGCCTCCACCGTGGTGCGCATGCACGCCCAGGATGGCAGCCTCGTCTCCGAGGTGGCCCTGCCCGGCGTGGGCACGGCCAGCGGCTTTGCCGGCAAGTGGCAGGACCAGGAAACCTTCTTCAGCTACGCCAGCCTGAATGCGCCCACCGAGATCCACCGCTTCGAGCCCGCCAGCGGCAAGAGCAGCCTCTTCAAGCGCGCCGCCACCGCCTTCCCGGCCGGCGACTATGTGACCGAGCGCCACTTCGTCACCAGCAAGGACGGCACCCGCGTGCCCATCTTCGTGGCCCACAAGAAGGGCCTCAAGCTGGACGGCACCAACCCCACCCTGCTCTACGGCTACGGCGGCTTCAACGTGCCCCAGACCCCGGGCTACAGCGTCACCGCCGCCACCTGGATGCGCATGGGCGGCGTCTATGTGCTGGCCGGCCTGCGCGGCGGCGGCGAGTACGGCGCGGCCTGGCATGAGGCCGGCACCAAGCTCAAGAAGCAGAATGTGTTCGATGACTTCATCGCCACGGCCGAATGGCTGATTGCCAACAAGTACACCCAGCCGGCCAAGCTGGCCATCAACGGCGGCTCCAACGGCGGCCTGCTGGTGGGTGCGGTGCTGAACCAGCGGCCCGAGCTCTTTGGCGCGGCCGTGCCCCAGGTGGGCGTGATGGACATGCTGCGTTATCACAAGTTCACCATCGGCTGGGCCTGGGCCAATGACTACGGCACGGCCGACGATGCCGAGCAGTTCAAGGCCCTGCTGGCCTACTCGCCCCTGCACAGCATCCGCTCGCAGCGCCTGTACCCGCCGGTGCTGGTGACCACGGCCGACCACGACGACCGCGTGGTGCCGGCGCACAGCTTCAAGTACGCCGCCGCCCTGCAGGCCGCCGACACCGGCCCGGCCCCCACCCTGATCCGCATCGAGACCTCGGCCGGCCATGGCGCGGGCAAGCCCACCTCCAAGCTGATCGAGGAGCGGGCCGACATCCTGGCCTTCATCGCCAACGCCTTCAGCCTGCCGTTGCGCTGA
- the urtC gene encoding urea ABC transporter permease subunit UrtC has translation MMNASASTPPALLLPPAPRLLSARGWTLVLLAVLGVALLVPALNLLLPAGHALHLSDYLVGLLGKIMCYAICALAMDLIWGYTGILSLGHGLFFALGGYAMGMYLMRQIGRDGNYQSDLPDFMVFLDWKALPWHWAGSDSFAFQMLMVLAVPGLLAFVFGFFAFRSRIKGVYFSIITQALTFAAMLLFFRNETGFGGNNGFTDFKRILGVPLNQPGTRMLLFVITGLVLIGFFLLGRFIVCSRFGRVLQAIRDAESRVMFTGYEPLAYKLAIWTLSALMCGVAGALYVPQVGIINPGEMSPAASIEIAIWAAVGGRATLIGPIVGAFFVNGAKSWFTQAFPEYWLYFLGVLFIAVTLWLPEGLAGLARKLGQRFKRAASQEEQA, from the coding sequence ATGATGAACGCCTCTGCCTCCACCCCGCCCGCGCTGCTGCTGCCCCCGGCACCGCGCCTGCTCTCGGCCCGCGGCTGGACCCTGGTGCTGCTGGCCGTGCTGGGCGTGGCCCTGCTGGTGCCGGCCCTGAACCTGCTGCTGCCCGCCGGCCATGCCCTGCACCTGAGCGACTACCTGGTCGGCCTGCTGGGCAAGATCATGTGCTACGCCATCTGTGCCCTGGCCATGGACCTGATCTGGGGCTACACCGGCATCCTGTCCCTGGGCCACGGCCTCTTCTTCGCCCTGGGCGGCTACGCCATGGGCATGTACCTGATGCGCCAGATCGGCCGTGACGGCAATTACCAGAGTGATCTGCCCGACTTCATGGTCTTTCTGGACTGGAAGGCGCTGCCCTGGCACTGGGCCGGCAGCGACAGCTTTGCCTTCCAGATGCTGATGGTGCTGGCCGTGCCCGGGCTGCTGGCCTTTGTGTTCGGCTTCTTCGCCTTCCGCTCGCGCATCAAGGGCGTGTACTTCTCCATCATCACCCAGGCCCTGACCTTTGCGGCCATGCTGCTCTTCTTCCGCAACGAGACAGGCTTTGGCGGTAACAACGGCTTCACCGACTTCAAGCGCATCCTGGGCGTGCCGCTGAACCAGCCGGGCACCCGCATGTTGCTCTTCGTGATCACGGGCCTGGTGCTGATCGGCTTCTTTCTGCTGGGCCGCTTCATCGTCTGCAGCCGCTTCGGCCGCGTGCTGCAGGCCATCCGCGATGCCGAGAGCCGGGTGATGTTCACCGGCTACGAGCCCCTGGCCTACAAGCTGGCCATCTGGACGCTCTCGGCCCTGATGTGCGGCGTGGCCGGCGCGCTCTACGTGCCCCAGGTGGGCATCATCAACCCCGGCGAGATGTCGCCCGCGGCCTCCATCGAGATCGCGATCTGGGCCGCCGTGGGCGGACGCGCCACGCTCATCGGCCCCATCGTCGGCGCCTTCTTCGTGAACGGCGCCAAGAGCTGGTTCACCCAGGCCTTTCCGGAGTACTGGCTCTACTTCCTGGGCGTGCTCTTCATTGCCGTGACCCTGTGGCTGCCCGAGGGTCTGGCCGGGCTGGCGCGCAAGCTGGGCCAGCGCTTCAAGCGCGCGGCGAGCCAGGAGGAGCAGGCATGA